GATTGATGAACATGGTGGGAGTGGGCGAGGGTGTCCGTGTGCTGATCGGCGTGATGGTCGGCGTGTCGGTCGGCAAGACCGGCGTCGCGCTCGGCGTCAACGCGCTAGTCGGTATCGCGCTTGATGGGTTCACGTTAAATTGCCAATCGCGAAATTGCAGATTGCCATCCACGTTTTTTACTTCGACGTGAACGATATGCAAACCCGAGTCGAGGTCAACGGCTATTGACACCGAACTTTCGGAAACCGTCGCTTGACGCGTCACTTCTTTACCGTCGAGTACGAGGCGCACCGATTGCGGATCAATCCCTTTCTTGTCGGTGAACGCGGCTTTGATCGTCACGCGAGTTTGCGTGAGCGTTGTGTTATCTTGCGGATCAATCGCGGTGATGCTCGGCGTGCTCGTGTCACGGAACACGAGCGACGCGACGCCAATCGCGAGCGCGGTGACGAACAGCGCGATCAAGAACGCGAGTCCGACAAGTCGCAGCGAACAGCCCGCCGGCAAGAACGTTCGCGGCGCGGGCACGGTTTCGATTTCGTCCGTCGCCGCCGGTTCGAGCGCGGTCGCCGCGGCGGTTGTCGGCGCAGGGGATGGCGGCGGCGCGATTGAAACGGGGCGGAGCGGAGTCGGCGCGGGCGCGGTGACGGCGGTGGTCGGGACGGGTGGCGGAGTGGACGGGAGCGGTGGTACGATCCCGCCGGCGCGCGTCGCGGCGAGAATCTTGATCCGCACCATCGCGGCAAGCGATTCGGGCAACACGATAGTTGGCACGTAGCCGAACAGTGATCCTTCGGTACCAACGCGGCGATGCAAGCCCCAGATTCGTTGCGGATCAATTTGCCCGGCGAGCGGTCGCCCTTGTTGGCGCGCTTCCAAATCGAATTGATGATTGAACGAACGCCGCGCTTCTTCGACCAACCGATTGATGTCGGTGCGCGCGACGTTGAGCGCGCGCGCTTTTTCGCTCGGCGACAAGGCATGCAATTCTTCGACGACGAGCACCGCGCGATGGAACGCCGGCATCGCACGCGCCGCGCGCCAAATGTCGCCGGCGAGACCGGCGACGCTCGGTTCGGTGGAAGGCGGCAACGCGTCGAGCCAATTGCGTTGCCGCAAAAAATTCACCGACGCCTCACGCGCCAAACCGTAAATCCAGCCGCGCAACGATTCCTTGTCGCTCGCCGTCGTCGCAAGCGCAAACACGCGCGCGAACACTTCTTCGAGCAAGCGCGCGGCTTGATCGCGGTCGCCGACGATGCGATAAATAAATTCGTACACGGCAGGACCGTGCCGGTCGAACAACGTGCCGAGCGCATCGCGGCGACCTTGTTGCATCGCCATGAGCAAATCGCGATCAGAGGACGTTGCCACCCTTCACCTCAATCCGTGACGCGGGACGCGTGGCGAGCAGCGGATGGCAGATAGCAGATGGCAGATGGCAATTCGCCATTCGCTATTCGCTATTCGCTATTCGCCATTCGTCATTTGTTTCAACGACAAACCCGCACGCCACAAATAGTACAGTCCCAACAGTGTGACCGGCAAATACAATGCCGCATGTAACACCAGCGTGTAACTCGTCGCCAGGTTCTGGTCAATGCCAAACGTTTTGAGCACGCCGACAATCGGCGCATCGAAGACGCCGACGTACCCTGGTGTGCTCGGCGCAATCGTCACCAAATTCGCCAGCGCGGTCGCGACGAGAAACACGGCGAACGGCAGGACGATGTTAAAACCGAATGCGACCACCACGTACATGCCGCACTCGAACAACCACACGACGAGCGAGAGCGCGTACACCGCGAGCGAATCGCGCGGACTGCGTAACACACCCAGCCCTTCGAGCATCGCGCGCATCAGTTTCAACGCGCGTGCGCGCAGCGGCGCAGAGGGCAGACGGCTCAACCCAAACTCGGCGAGGCGCTCGACGCGTTGCGGCATCCCGGCAGCAATTGCCAGCGCGAGAATCACCGCGATGAACACGGCGCTAACGATTTGGACGCGCGCGTTCAGTTCCCCGCCCAAGTCCAGAAAAAAGGAGGCGGCGACGATGAATGTGAGCATCGTCAAGCCGTCGAACACGCGCTCGACGAGGATCGTCACGAGCGTCGCGGTTTTGCTGACCTGCTCTTGCGCGCCGAGCACGTACGCGCGCACCAGTTCGCCCATCCGCAACGGCAAAACGTTGTTCGCCATGTAGCCGATGACGACGGTGCGAAAGAGCGCGCTGCTCGGAATCGGTTTGATCGAACGCAGGAGATAGTGCCAGCGCACTGCGCGCACGCCGACGCCGACAAAGTAGAACGCGAGCGCGGGAATCAAATAGATGTACTGCGCCTGGGCGAGCGCCGCGACGATTTTCGCGGGATCGGTTTGGTAAAAAACATACGCCAATAATGCGAGACTAACGATGAGACCAAGCCAGAGACGTTTTTGTTTCAACATTGGATTGGCGCAATGATAGCACACATCGCGCAAAAATAAAAGTGCGCGCGTGGGATCGCGCGCGCGAGTCCAGCCTGCCGCGCAACCGATTGACCGATTTGCTGGGATACGCTAGAATGAGCGCACAAGATATGAGGAGGAATGTGAGCAACCAGCTTCGTCTGATAATCCAAATCATTACGCCGCAACCCGTGATCGAAGGCGCGGGCGTGCGCCTCAAACGCAGTTTTCCCGGGCAGGCGCTCGATTATCCCGATCCGTTTTTGCTGTTCGACCATTTCGGTTCGGATGATCCCAACGATTATCTCGCCGGTTTTCCGATGCACCCGCATCGCGGCATTGAGACGGTGACGTACATGCTCTCCGGCGTCGTCGCACATCGCGATAGTATTGGCAACGCGGGAACGATTGGCGCGGGCGACGCGCAATGGATGACCGCGGGACGCGGCATTCTGCACGAGGAGATGCCGCAACGCGCGCAAGACCGGCTCGATGGATTTCAACTCTGGGTCAACTTGCCGGCGAAAAGCAAAATGATCCCGCCGCGCTATCAAGATATTTCGGCGGCGAGCATTCCAACGGTCACGCGCGACGCGGGTATCGCAATTCGCGTGATCGCGGGGCAAGTGG
The Chloroflexota bacterium genome window above contains:
- a CDS encoding pirin family protein, with amino-acid sequence MRRNVSNQLRLIIQIITPQPVIEGAGVRLKRSFPGQALDYPDPFLLFDHFGSDDPNDYLAGFPMHPHRGIETVTYMLSGVVAHRDSIGNAGTIGAGDAQWMTAGRGILHEEMPQRAQDRLDGFQLWVNLPAKSKMIPPRYQDISAASIPTVTRDAGIAIRVIAGQVDGVRGPVTDIIADPTYLDVSVPAHATFTHAIESGHTVIAYVFEGAGAFGASRETMGAPRLIVFGDGDAIQVRAEKSGVRFLLMSGKPSYEPIARYGPFVMNTREEILQTLRELEDGTFARE
- a CDS encoding flippase-like domain-containing protein; protein product: MLKQKRLWLGLIVSLALLAYVFYQTDPAKIVAALAQAQYIYLIPALAFYFVGVGVRAVRWHYLLRSIKPIPSSALFRTVVIGYMANNVLPLRMGELVRAYVLGAQEQVSKTATLVTILVERVFDGLTMLTFIVAASFFLDLGGELNARVQIVSAVFIAVILALAIAAGMPQRVERLAEFGLSRLPSAPLRARALKLMRAMLEGLGVLRSPRDSLAVYALSLVVWLFECGMYVVVAFGFNIVLPFAVFLVATALANLVTIAPSTPGYVGVFDAPIVGVLKTFGIDQNLATSYTLVLHAALYLPVTLLGLYYLWRAGLSLKQMTNGE